One Oncorhynchus clarkii lewisi isolate Uvic-CL-2024 chromosome 28, UVic_Ocla_1.0, whole genome shotgun sequence genomic region harbors:
- the LOC139386987 gene encoding ladderlectin-like — MATLTLLLLLSAAFTLGDRMTLNIANDLVRFAADQRNPCPRGWFQFNSRCFMFVKTARTWPNAERHCQLLGEKLKPVYNTVKYLGANLASVHSYEEFQFLQAVVLIATGSFPLTWIGGFDAVQAKVEKDRLWFWSDGSKFDHESWAEGEPNNHNGAREPCIQINFGDENGWNDESCGKSYPSVCSIRTCLILQTVN, encoded by the exons ATGGCGACGTTGACCCTTCTACTGCTTCTCAGCGCTGCCTTTACACTGGGTGACAGAATGACTTTGAACATAGCAA ATGATTTGGTGAGATTTGCAGCAGACCAAAGAAACCCATGCCCCAGAGGCTGGTTCCAATTTAATTCACGCTGCTTCATGTTTGTCAAAACTGCAAGGACATGGCCCAATGCAGAG CGCCACTGTCAGTTACTTGGAGAAAAACTGAAGCCTGTGTACAACACTGTAAAGTACCTTGGCGCAAACCTGGCATCTGTGCACAGCTATGAAGAGTTCCAATTTCTACAGGCGGTGGTGTTGATCGCGACTGGCAGTTTCCCTCTTACCTGGATTGGTGGATTTGATGCTGTTCAAGCAAAGGTGGAAAAG GACAGGCTATGGTTCTGGAGTGACGGCTCCAAATTTGATCACGAGAGCTGGGCTGAAGGGGAGCCGAATAACCACAATGGTGCCAGAGAGCCATGTATTCAGATCAACTTTGGAG ATGAAAACGGCTGGAACGATGAATCATGTGGAAAGAGCTATCCCTCCGTGTGCTCCATAAGAACCTGTTTAATCCTTCAAACTGTCAATTGA
- the LOC139386719 gene encoding ladderlectin-like: MATLTLLLLLSAAFTLGDRMTLNIANDLVRFAADQRNPCPRGWFQFNSRCFMFVKTARTWPNAERHCQLLGEKLKPVYNTVKYLGANLASVHSYEEFQFLQAVVLIATGSFPLTWIGGFDAVQAKVEKDRLWFWSDGSKFDHESWAEGEPNNHNGAREPCIQINFGDENGWNDESCGKSYPSVCSIRTCLILQTVK, encoded by the exons ATGGCGACGTTGACCCTTCTACTGCTTCTCAGCGCTGCCTTTACACTGGGTGACAGAATGACTTTGAACATAGCAA ATGATTTGGTGAGATTTGCAGCAGACCAAAGAAACCCATGCCCCAGAGGCTGGTTCCAATTTAATTCACGCTGCTTCATGTTTGTCAAAACTGCAAGGACATGGCCCAATGCAGAG CGCCACTGTCAGTTACTTGGAGAAAAACTGAAGCCTGTGTACAACACTGTAAAGTACCTTGGCGCAAACCTGGCATCTGTGCACAGCTATGAAGAGTTCCAATTTCTACAGGCGGTGGTGTTGATCGCGACTGGCAGTTTCCCTCTTACCTGGATTGGTGGATTTGATGCTGTTCAAGCAAAGGTGGAAAAG GACAGGCTATGGTTCTGGAGTGACGGCTCCAAATTTGATCACGAGAGCTGGGCTGAAGGGGAGCCGAATAACCACAATGGTGCCAGAGAGCCATGTATTCAGATCAACTTTGGAG ATGAAAACGGCTGGAACGATGAATCATGTGGAAAGAGCTATCCCTCCGTGTGCTCCATAAGAACCTGTTTAATCCTTCAAACTGTCAAATGA